The Oryzias melastigma strain HK-1 linkage group LG3, ASM292280v2, whole genome shotgun sequence genome contains a region encoding:
- the LOC112160632 gene encoding uncharacterized protein LOC112160632, with amino-acid sequence MLNSFRLSILLKALIVCLLAWKGEASSLGLTVHVVPLESDGGNTVRAHFSAITPSPCPDFSAVCAAGQDCQTHLTSTPFTGNLPAPGWCVRQWQTTVPSAYKAQLSLGSTQFNVTINAEPNIRSSTGRLNQPAYVALPPPLRAQADCPQTFQLSVKDLDGDRVQCRFAREDKGECYNCPQHSFLQLDEAKCLLTFTGKASPGQYFIDLMVEDYIPVPKSVQILENKALSSVPVQLSLTVESSTNCGTELLGTVAPQEDLLFVLPYQEVKIDVSYPLDVGSVDEFAVVGPPQLYNKRDVLKNQMTLAWIRSENNLTRLLPICFAANTKSLQSKLQCVWLYQREMTTLPTGTELKCDQTAMTLVLPLASIPNIIVDELQLNSPTCRIASNSTHLNATISLNGCGTKTVHSGSELVYTNTLRTVRPYTMVSRRPTLVLPLACRIPQVQARGPHYTVEMPSDAEVFGNVYVWIEVHQPGQGSLARYTANPRFMPNLRSLPRVRRDTGSNGSPAVATKISSRIKELDLYLMSNCSMLKVEMVVTKCVESETEDFAVSNPIMDQGCMNSNSTSEIEIGQNNSRVYRLNLESMAVKTSDVMYIMCNISLCMPTSPTGHCLFECGRAGSQSAVLDSLFSRTYTVRSGQVRLIPNPLVSPAVSPNTTTALAMAPNPAGTAQTTKNPASITAVAISHAPMTTSVTTAAILTTISVFLQKTIFY; translated from the exons ATGCTGAACAGCTTCAGGTTGTCCATCCTTTTAAAGGCCCTGATAGTCTGTCTGTTAGCCTGGAAAGGCGAGGCTTCCTCTCTAGGGCTCACAGTCCACGTGGTGCCTCTGGagagtgatggaggaaatacG GTTCGGGCTCACTTCAGCGCCATCACTCCATCTCCTTGTCCTGACTTTTCCGCCGTGTGTGCGGCGGGACAGGACTGCCAGACCCACCTCACGTCAACCCCCTTCACAGGTAACCTGCCTGCCCCGGGCTGGTGCGTCCGTCAATGGCAGACCACAGTCCCCAGTGCGTACAAAGCCCAGCTCAGTCTTGG ATCCACACAGTTCAACGTCACAATAAACGCAGAGCCAAATATCCGTTCAAGCACTGGGAGGCTCAACCAGCCGGCGTACGTGGCTCTCCCGCCCCCACTAAG AGCTCAAGCGGACTGTCCTCAAACCTTCCAGCTGTCAGTGAAAGACCTGGATGGAGACCGGGTTCAATGCCGCTTTGCTCGAGAAGACAAAGGAGAATGTTACAACTGTCCTCAGCACTCTTTTCTTCAGCTGGATGAG GCCAAATGTTTGCTGACGTTCACTGGAAAAGCTTCTCCTGGGCAGTATTTCATAGACCTGATGGTAGAAGATTATATTCCTGTGCCTAAATCAGTCCAAATACTAGAAAACAAAGCCCTCAGCTCTGTTCCTGTGCAGCTTTCTCTCACCG tggaATCCAGTACCAACTGTGGTACTGAACTTCTGGGAACAGTCGCTCCCCAAGAGGACCTGCTGTTTGTCCTGCCGTACCAGGAGGTGAAAATTGATGTCAGCTACCCGTTGGATGTGGGCAG tGTGGATGAGTTTGCAGTTGTTGGTCCTCCTCAACTTTACAATAAGAGGGATGTGTTGAAGAACCAAATGACGTTGGCTTGGATCCGATCAGAAAACAACCTGACTCGTCTCTTGCCCATCTGCTTTGCTGCCAACACCAAAAG TTTGCAGTCAAAGCTACAATGCGTGTGGTTGTATCAAA GGGAAATGACGACTCTACCTACTGGAACAG agcTGAAGTGTGACCAGACTGCGATGACGCTGGTGCTCCCTCTGGCTTCCATTCCCAACATCATCGTGGATGAACTGCAGCTCAACAGCCCCACCTGCCGCATCGCCTCCAACAGCACACACTTGAACGCAACGATCTCTTTGAACGGCTGCGGCAcaaagactgtg CACTCTGGGTCAGAGTTGGTTTATACAAACACACTGCGAACTGTGCGTCCCTACACTATGGTGAGCCGCAGGCCCACCCTGGTCCTCCCTCTGGCTTGCCGAATCCCACAAGTACAGGCCAGAGGACCCCACTATACTGTCGAAATGCCCTCAGATGCAGAAGTTTTCGGTAATGTTTATGTTTGGATTGAAGTCCACCAGCCAGGACAAGGATCATTGGCAAGATACACAGCCAATCCAAGGTTTATGCCTAATCTCCGATCATTGCCGAGAGTTCGCAGGGACACAGGGAGCAACGGCTCTCCTGCAGTCGCCACCAAAATCTCATCCAGGATTAAAGAGCTTGATCTCTACTTGATGTCcaactgtagcatgctaaaAGTTGAAATGGTTGTGACAAAGTGTGTGGAATCTGAGACAGAGGACTTTGCAGTGAGCAATCCCATCATGGACCAAGG GTGTATGAATTCCAACAGCACATCAGAGATTGAAATAGGACAAAATAATTCTAGGGTTTATCGTCTCAATTTGGAATCGATGGCAGTCAAGACATCAGATGTG ATGTATATCATGTGCAACATCAGCCTGTGCATGCCCACCTCTCCCACTGGCCACTGCCTTTTTGAGTGTGGTCGTGCCGGTAGCCAAAGTGCTGTGCTCGACAGCCTTTTTTCCAGAACATACACAGTCCGTTCCGGCCAGGTCAGACTCATCCCCAACCCTCTTGTTAGCCCTGCTGTTTCACCAAATACCACAACAGCCTTAGCAATGGCACCAAATCCTGCTGGAACTGCCCAAACTACAAAGAACCCCGCCTCCATCACAGCCGTTGCCATTTCCCACG CTCCCATGACAACATCAGTGACAACAGCAGCAATTCTCACAACAATCAGCGTATTTCTTCAAAAGACCATCTTCTACTAA
- the LOC112160390 gene encoding paired amphipathic helix protein Sin3a yields the protein MKRRVEDQEVIFAPQQQHPHRTPVQGLAENIQHRALAPALTGIEVAADSMQPSTGIQYSLPQGYQVPTMPQSTSGHGHGHNSTAPYVGPHVHNLAVQQQVSAVVQGHVHPSAPITSTPGQQQQFQRLKVEDALSYLDQVKLQFGNQPQVYNDFLDIMKEFKSQSIDTPGVINRVSQLFKGHPDLIMGFNTFLPPGYKIEVQTNDLVNVTTPGQIHYITPHGISVQNIPVTGAPSQPPTHPQPQSLPQTGLHTTTTPPVATQPTANKISKPVQSPAHTPTSQPNPSIPSYASPRSPSVQPHTPVSSTPSSGPPLQNNQPVEFNHAINYVNKIKNRFQGQPDIYKAFLEILHTYQKEQRNAKEAGGNYTPALTEQEVYTQVARLFKNQEDLLSEFGQFLPDANNSVLLNKTAPDRAESVRNDHGGTVKRSLLNNKQRLSQNGLPIKRPAGMSATPPIKKKPKMMGKDHSLTELGKISTSTETMFFEKVKKALRSAEGYENFLRCLYIFNQEVISRTELVQLVIPFLGKFPELFTWFKNFLGYRESSYGETSHAESLPKERSTEGIAMEIDYASCKRLGSSYRALPKSYQQPKCTGRTPLCREVLNDTWVSFPSWSEDSTFVSSKKTQYEEHIYRCEDDRFELDIVLETNLATIRVLETVQRKLSRMSAEEQLRFRLDNTLGGSSEVIHRKAIQRIYGDKAHDIIDGLKRNPAVSVPIVLKRLKMKEEEWREAQRGFNKIWREQNEKYYLKSLDHQGINFKQNDTKMLRSKTLLNEIEILYDERQERTSEETGTQPPSSPHMTFTYDDSQILEDAAALIIHHVKRQVGIQKEDKFKIKQIIHHFIPDLLFARRGELSDVEEEEEEEEDDAEMDEGGPKKHNGLSGRSPVKSKLLFSNTTAQKLRGTDDAYNLFFVNNYWYVFFRLHHILCSRLLRIYGQAEKQIEEDAREREWEKEVLGLKKDKNENPAIQLKMKEPVDVEVEDYYSVFLEMVRNLLDGNMEPAQYEDSLREMFTIHAYVAFTMDKLIQNIVRQLQHLVTDDVCSRVMDMYLSECANKGTGGTLSSQTSRATAEGGYQRKAEQLMSDENCFKVMFVKKEGTVSLALELLDTEEENSDEPADAQRWSDYMGRYLTSDSASPELREHLAQKPVFLPRNLRQIRKCQKGWEQMQQERLSKSSSNKPQEGSSELNMECMFKLNSYKMVYVCKSEDCMYRHTALTRAHQSHQQVNTRLHRRFQTWLDGWVKEHVTSEMAADNHKWLMGDQQEGLLSCTTTRCPEVLHYLNVNKYRVKYRTL from the exons ATGAAGAGACGAGTGGAGGACCAGGAAGTGATATTTGCTCCCCAGCAGCAGCATCCACATCGCACCCCAGTTCAAGGCCTTGCAGAAAACATTCAGCACCGGGCCCTCGCCCCAGCCCTCACTGGGATAGAGGTGGCTGCAGATAGCATGCAGCCATCAACTGGCATTCAGTATTCTCTCCCACAGGGATACCAG GTGCCTACCATGCCTCAGAGCACAAGTGGGCATGGACATGGACACAACAGCACTGCACCCTATGTTGGTCCCCATGTACACAACCTTGCAGTCCAACAACAGGTCTCTGCAGTTGTTCAAGGCCATGTCCATCCATCTGCACCCATCACATCTACGCcagggcagcagcagcagtttcaGCGACTGAAG GTTGAAGATGCCTTGTCGTACTTGGATCAAGTGAAACTGCAGTTTGGAAATCAACCCCAAGTTTACAATGATTTCCTTGATATAATGAAAGAATTCAAATCACAAAG cATAGACACTCCAGGAGTCATCAACCGTGTCTCCCAGCTCTTTAAGGGCCACCCAGACCTCATTATGGGTTTTAACACTTTCTTGCCACCGGGATACAAGATCGAAGTTCAAACCAACGATCTGGTTAATGTAACCACACCGGGGCAGATCCACTACATCACCCCGCATGGTATCTCTGTTCAGAACATACCTGTAACCGGGGCGCCCAGTCAGCCTCCAACCCACCCCCAGCCGCAGAGTCTGCCCCAAACTGGCTTACACACAACCACGACCCCTCCTGTTGCCACCCAGCCTACTGCTAACAAAATCAGCAAG CCTGTCCAGTCTCCGGCCCATACACCGACCAGCCAGCccaatccatccatcccatCTTATGCCTCGCCACGCTCGCCCTCGGTGCAACCGCACACCCCTGTCAGCAGCACGCCATCCAGCGGGCCACCCCTCCAAAACAACCAGCCAGTGGAGTTCAACCATGCCATCAATTATGTCAACAAGATCAAAAACCGCTTCCAGGGCCAGCCAGACATCTACAAGGCCTTTCTGGAGATCTTGCACACATACCAG AAGGAGCAACGAAATGCTAAAGAAGCAGGAGGTAATTACACCCCAGCACTGACTGAACAAGAGGTTTACACTCAAGTGGCCAGACTTTTCAAGAACCAGGAGGACTTACTGTCGGAGTTTGGTCAGTTCCTGCCTGACGCCAACAATTCTGTG TTACTAAACAAGACTGCACCAGACAGAGCCGAGTCTGTCCGCAATGATCACGGCGGTACAGTTAAGAGATCCCTGCTGAACAATAAACAGAGGCTGAGTCAGAACGGCTTGCCAATCAAGAGACCTGCTGGAATGAGTGCCACGCCCCCAATCAAG AAGAAGCCTAAAATGATGGGGAAGGACCACAGCCTGACTGAATTGGGCAAAATCAGCACCAGCACTGAAACCATGTTCTTTGAGAAG GTGAAGAAGGCTCTACGAAGTGCGGAGGGGTACGAAAACTTCCTGCGTTGTCTGTACATCTTCAACCAGGAAGTGATTTCTCGCACTGAGCTGGTCCAGTTGGTTATTCCATTTCTTGG AAAATTCCCGGAGCTTTTCACATGGTTTAAGAACTTCTTGGGCTACCGAGAGTCCAGCTATGGAGAGACGAGCCACGCAGAGAGTTTACCTAAAGAGCGGTCCACAGAGGGGATCGCCATGGAGATCGACTATGCTTCATGCAAGAGGCTGGGGTCCAGTTACAGAGCACTACCCAAGAGCTACCAGCAGCCCAAGTGCACTGGAAGAACGCCACTATGCAGAGAG GTTCTGAATGATACATGGGTGTCTTTTCCATCGTGGTCTGAGGATTCCACCTTTGTGAGCTCCAAGAAGACTCAGTACGAGGAGCACATTTACAGATGTGAAGATGACCGCTTTGAG CTGGATATTGTGCTGGAAACCAACCTCGCCACAATAAGAGTCCTCGAGACTGTGCAAAGGAAGTTATCTCGCATGTCGGCTGAAGAGCAGCTGCGCTTCAGGCTAGACAACACACTGGGTGGTTCCTCAGAGGTCATTCACCGAAAAGCTATCCAGAGGATATATGGAGACAAAGCCCATGACATCATTGACGGGCTCAAGAGAAACCCGGCGGTGTCCGTCCCTATAGTGCTAAAGAG GTTaaaaatgaaggaggaggagtggAGGGAAGCCCAGAGAGGCTTTAACAAAATCTGGCGGGAGCAAAATGAAAAGTACTACCTGAAGTCGCTCGACCATCAAGGCATAAACTTCAAGCAGAACGACACCAAGATGCTGCGCTCCAAGACTTTGCTTAACGAAATTGAGATTTTATATGACGAG CGCCAGGAACGAACATCAGAGGAAACGGGGACACAGCCTCCGAGCAGCCCGCACATGACCTTCACCTACGACGACAGTCAAATCCTGGAAGACGCCGCCGCTCTGATCATCCATCACGTCAAGAGACAAGTGGGCATCCAGAAAGAAGACAAGTTCAAGATCAAACAGATAATCCACCACTTCATCCCCGACCTGCTGTTCGCGCGGCGCGGAGAGCTCTCTgatgtggaggaggaagaggaggaggaggaggacgacgcAGAGATGGACGAGGGCGGCCCCAAGAAGCACAACGGCCTGTCGGGCAGGAGCCCCGTCAAGTCCAAGCTGCTGTTCAGCAACACTACAGCCCAGAAGCTTCGGGGCACAGACGATGCCTATAATTTGTTCTTCGTCAACAACTACTGGTACGTCTTCTTCCGCCTCCATCACATTCTCTGCTCCCGCTTGCTGAGAATCTACGGGCAAGCAGAGAAGCAGATCGAGGAGGACGCCCGCGAGCGGGAGTGGGAAAAGGAAGTATTGGGGCTGAAAAAGGACAAGAATGAAAACCCAGCAATCCAACTGAAGATGAAGGAGCCAG TGGACGTCGAGGTGGAGGACTATTACTCCGTGTTTCTGGAAATGGTGCGGAATCTCCTGGATGGGAACATGGAGCCAGCCCAGTATGAGGACTCCCTTAGGGAGATGTTTACCATCCATGCCTACGTTGCCTTCACCATGGATAAACTCATTCAGAATATTGTCCGGCAG CTCCAGCACCTTGTTACTGATGACGTGTGCAGCCGTGTGATGGACATGTACCTGAGTGAATGTGCCAATAAAGGCACAGGGGGCACACTGTCCTCACAGACATCCAGAGCCACAGCAGAGGGGGGCTACCAGCGCAAGGCAGAGCAGCTCATGTCAGACGAGAACTGCTTCAAG GTTATGTTTGTGAAGAAAGAAGGAACAGTCAGTCTGGCACTGGAGCTGCTGgacacagaggaggagaacTCCGACGAGCCAGCAGATGCTCAG AGGTGGTCAGACTACATGGGCAGATACCTCACCTCAGATTCTGCATCCCCAGAGTTACGGGAACACTTAGCCCAGAAGCCGGTGTTCCTCCCCAG gaATTTAAGACAGATCCGGAAGTGCCAGAAAGGATGGGAGCAGATGCAGCAGGAGAGGCTGTCCAAGAGTTCCTCAAACAAGCCACAGGAGGGCAGCAGCGAGCTGAACATGGAGTGCATGTTCAAACTGAACTCCTACAAGATGGTCTACGTCTGCAAATCTGAGGACTGCATGTACAGGCACACAGCACTCACCAGAGCTCATCAG tcCCACCAGCAGGTGAACACGCGTCTGCACAGGCGCTTCCAGACCTGGCTGGACGGCTGGGTCAAGGAGCACGTGACGAGCGAAATGGCTGCAGACAACCACAAGTGGCTGATGGGAGACCAACAAGAAGGACTTTTGTCGTGCACCACCACTCGCTGCCCCGAAGTGCTCCATTATCTTAACGTCAACAAGTATCGGGTGAAGTACAGGACGCTGTAG